One genomic window of Pseudomonas sp. LFM046 includes the following:
- a CDS encoding MFS transporter, protein MTAQAKAKWLRFLVLVLGGGTIYKLANLKDAFYVPMQEHMGLTHTEIGTLLSANAIIATALFVVGGFLADRFDTRKLIPLGLIGTGSLGLYLATFPGYSQLLIVFSLFAICADCIYWPALLKAIRNLGNDSEQGRMFGFLEGGRGVVDTLVAFSALGVFVAMGSGEAGLKSAILFYSGIDILAGLVTWFLLKDGRQGAASSETVGLAGLLEAVRVPGIWLVSLNVFMVYIVYCGLTYFIPYLKDMYQLPVALVGAYGIINQYFLKVLGGPAGGFMADKGLKSPSRYLKWAFLALLPLMAVILSIPTGESYIYAGMAATLSFALIVFTMRGVFWAPMSEVGIPSRITGSAFGIGCLIGYAPGMFAYVIYGSILDQYPGQQGYTYVFSLMSVLAVIGFMVSSLLHRVAQKRVDSPAGEAVPQA, encoded by the coding sequence ATGACAGCACAGGCCAAGGCCAAGTGGCTCCGCTTCCTGGTCCTCGTCCTCGGCGGCGGGACCATCTATAAGCTGGCGAACCTCAAGGACGCCTTCTACGTGCCCATGCAGGAACACATGGGCCTGACCCACACCGAGATCGGTACCCTGCTCAGCGCCAACGCCATCATCGCCACCGCGCTGTTCGTGGTCGGCGGGTTCCTGGCGGACCGCTTCGACACCCGCAAACTGATTCCCCTGGGCCTGATCGGCACCGGCTCCCTGGGCCTCTACCTGGCCACCTTCCCCGGCTACAGCCAGTTGCTGATCGTGTTCAGCCTGTTCGCCATCTGCGCCGACTGTATCTATTGGCCGGCGCTGCTCAAGGCCATCCGCAACCTGGGGAACGACAGCGAGCAGGGACGGATGTTCGGCTTCCTCGAAGGCGGGCGCGGCGTCGTGGACACCCTGGTGGCCTTCTCCGCCCTGGGCGTGTTCGTCGCCATGGGCTCCGGCGAAGCCGGTCTGAAGTCCGCCATCCTGTTCTACTCGGGCATCGACATCCTCGCCGGCCTGGTCACCTGGTTCCTCCTCAAGGACGGCCGCCAGGGTGCCGCCAGCTCCGAAACCGTGGGCCTGGCCGGCCTGCTGGAAGCCGTGCGCGTACCGGGCATCTGGCTGGTCAGCCTCAACGTGTTCATGGTCTACATCGTCTACTGCGGCCTGACGTACTTCATTCCCTACCTGAAGGACATGTACCAGCTGCCGGTGGCCCTGGTGGGCGCCTACGGGATCATCAACCAGTACTTCCTCAAGGTCCTGGGCGGTCCGGCCGGCGGCTTCATGGCAGACAAAGGCCTCAAGAGCCCGAGCCGCTACCTCAAGTGGGCGTTCCTGGCACTGCTGCCGCTGATGGCGGTGATCCTGAGCATCCCCACCGGCGAGAGCTACATCTACGCGGGCATGGCGGCCACCCTGTCGTTCGCGCTGATCGTCTTCACCATGCGCGGCGTGTTCTGGGCCCCCATGAGTGAAGTGGGCATTCCCTCGCGCATTACCGGCTCGGCCTTCGGCATCGGCTGCCTGATCGGTTATGCACCGGGCATGTTCGCCTATGTGATCTACGGCTCCATCCTCGACCAGTATCCGGGCCAGCAGGGTTACACCTACGTGTTCAGCCTGATGAGCGTGCTGGCGGTCATCGGCTTCATGGTGTCCAGCCTGCTCCACCGTGTGGCGCAGAAGCGCGTCGACTCGCCTGC